In a genomic window of Bordetella petrii:
- a CDS encoding DMT family transporter, with product MTRQRALVYIHFAAVLFGLTGVFGELIQASATVITLGRAAFAVVALAGFARAQRRPLFSALTPAQLFILIVAGCLLAAHWVTFFISVKTGGIAIATLGFASFPAFITLLEGVLFRERVRLAEWSLLGLVTAGLVLVTPSFNFADQGTVGLAWGILSGLSFALLALTNRRSAAGLDPMQVACWQNIVVVLAMLPFATSQLPALPALDWLWLGLLGVFCTGLSHYLFVSSLTRLNARSAGLVIALEPVYAIAFAWLLFAQQPTLRMAAGAALIVAAIVWSGLRKATH from the coding sequence ATGACTCGCCAACGCGCTCTCGTCTACATCCATTTCGCCGCCGTGCTGTTCGGCCTGACCGGCGTGTTCGGCGAACTGATCCAGGCCAGCGCCACGGTCATCACCCTGGGCCGGGCGGCCTTCGCCGTGGTGGCGCTGGCGGGGTTCGCGCGGGCGCAGCGCCGGCCACTGTTCAGCGCCCTGACGCCGGCGCAATTGTTCATCCTTATCGTGGCCGGCTGCCTGCTGGCCGCGCACTGGGTCACCTTCTTCATCTCGGTCAAAACCGGCGGCATCGCCATCGCCACCCTGGGTTTCGCCAGCTTTCCCGCCTTCATCACACTGCTCGAAGGCGTGCTGTTCCGCGAGCGCGTGCGGCTTGCGGAGTGGTCGCTGCTGGGTCTGGTCACGGCCGGCCTGGTGCTGGTGACCCCATCGTTCAACTTCGCCGACCAGGGCACCGTGGGCCTGGCCTGGGGCATTCTGTCGGGCCTGTCGTTCGCCCTGCTGGCCCTCACCAACCGGCGCTCCGCCGCCGGTCTCGACCCGATGCAAGTGGCCTGCTGGCAGAACATCGTAGTGGTGCTGGCGATGCTGCCCTTCGCCACCAGCCAGTTGCCGGCGCTGCCCGCCCTCGACTGGCTGTGGCTGGGATTGCTGGGCGTCTTCTGCACGGGCCTGTCGCACTACTTGTTCGTCTCCAGCCTGACCCGGCTCAATGCCCGCAGCGCGGGCCTGGTCATCGCGCTGGAGCCGGTCTACGCAATTGCGTTCGCCTGGCTGCTGTTCGCCCAGCAGCCGACCTTGCGCATGGCTGCGGGCGCGGCCCTCATCGTGGCCGCCATCGTGTGGTCGGGGCTGCGCAAGGCCACGCACTGA
- a CDS encoding tartrate dehydrogenase, producing MAGKKHKIAVIPGDGIGKEVVPEGLRVLDAAATRYGIDFQWDHFDWSCDYYAKHGQMMPDDWAEQIGSHEAIFFGSIGWPATVPDHEALWGSLFRFRRDFDQYINLRPVRLMPGVPSPLADRKPGDIDFFIVRENTEGEYSNSGGRLFAGTEREVVIQESVFTRVGADRVLKFAFDLAQKRGKHLTAATKSNGISISMPWWDERVADVASHYPDVRWDKYHIDILCAHFVQHPDWFDVVVASNLFGDILSDLGPACTGTIGIAPSANLNPERKFPSLFEPVHGSAPDIYGKNIANPIGQIWSGALMLDFLGYPQASQAVVAAIETVLADGPRTRDMKGTASTQDVGKAIAELVAAG from the coding sequence GTGGCAGGAAAAAAACACAAGATCGCAGTCATTCCCGGCGACGGGATCGGTAAGGAAGTGGTGCCCGAGGGCCTGCGCGTGCTCGATGCCGCGGCCACCCGCTACGGCATCGACTTCCAGTGGGATCACTTCGACTGGAGCTGCGACTACTACGCCAAGCATGGCCAGATGATGCCCGATGACTGGGCCGAACAGATCGGCAGTCACGAGGCTATTTTCTTCGGCTCGATCGGCTGGCCGGCCACCGTTCCCGACCACGAGGCCCTGTGGGGGTCGCTGTTTCGCTTTCGCCGCGATTTCGACCAATACATCAACCTGCGCCCCGTGCGCTTGATGCCCGGCGTACCCTCGCCCCTGGCCGATCGCAAGCCGGGCGACATTGATTTTTTCATCGTGCGCGAAAACACCGAAGGCGAATACTCGAACAGCGGCGGCCGGCTGTTCGCGGGCACCGAGCGCGAAGTCGTCATCCAGGAAAGCGTGTTCACGCGCGTGGGGGCCGACCGGGTGCTGAAGTTTGCGTTCGACCTGGCGCAAAAGCGCGGCAAGCACCTGACCGCCGCCACCAAGTCCAACGGGATTTCCATTTCCATGCCCTGGTGGGACGAGCGCGTGGCCGACGTGGCCAGCCATTATCCCGACGTTCGCTGGGATAAATACCATATCGACATCCTGTGCGCGCATTTTGTGCAGCACCCCGACTGGTTCGACGTGGTGGTGGCATCGAACCTGTTCGGCGACATTCTTTCCGACCTGGGCCCGGCCTGCACCGGCACGATCGGCATTGCGCCGTCGGCCAACCTGAACCCCGAGCGCAAGTTCCCGTCGCTGTTCGAGCCGGTGCATGGCTCGGCGCCCGACATCTATGGCAAGAATATCGCCAACCCGATCGGGCAGATCTGGAGCGGGGCGCTCATGCTGGATTTCCTGGGTTATCCGCAAGCTTCGCAGGCGGTGGTCGCGGCCATTGAAACCGTGCTGGCCGATGGCCCGCGCACGCGCGACATGAAGGGCACCGCGTCCACGCAGGATGTGGGCAAGGCGATTGCTGAATTGGTGGCCGCAGGCTGA
- a CDS encoding DMT family transporter, producing MNRPARSWSPTFVSSRALGFFLATLGAVLFAAKAIVVKITYRYGIDAVTLIAFRMLFAMPFFAAVAWRESRRAARGELPVLSRRERVQLGLLGLLGYYFSSFLDFLGLRYVSASLERLILFLSPTLVVLLSAWWLKRPVAPRQWVAMVASYLGVILVFAQDLRQGAGSHVALGALFIFGSALSYAVYLICSGELVKRVGATRLVAYAMLVSCLACVVQFFLVHPPSMLVQPAGVYGYSFIHATLNTVVPVFMLMWAVALVGAPTASLLGMMGPVSVLFLAAWLLGEPITTWQLAGTALVLVGVFVLMGGRSRVGAGG from the coding sequence ATGAATCGCCCAGCCAGGTCTTGGTCGCCCACCTTCGTGTCTTCCCGTGCTCTCGGTTTCTTCCTGGCGACGCTGGGCGCCGTGCTGTTCGCGGCCAAGGCTATCGTCGTCAAAATCACCTACCGGTACGGCATCGACGCGGTCACGCTGATCGCGTTCCGCATGCTGTTCGCCATGCCATTCTTCGCGGCCGTGGCCTGGCGCGAATCGCGACGGGCGGCGCGCGGCGAATTGCCGGTGCTGAGCCGGCGCGAGCGCGTGCAGCTGGGCCTGCTGGGCCTGCTGGGCTATTACTTTTCCAGTTTTCTCGACTTCCTGGGTCTGCGCTACGTATCGGCCAGCCTCGAGCGGCTCATCCTGTTCCTGTCGCCCACGCTGGTAGTGCTGCTGTCGGCCTGGTGGCTGAAGCGTCCGGTGGCGCCGCGCCAGTGGGTGGCCATGGTGGCGTCTTATCTGGGGGTGATCCTGGTGTTCGCGCAAGACCTGCGGCAGGGCGCGGGTTCCCACGTGGCGCTCGGGGCTTTGTTTATTTTCGGGTCGGCGCTCAGCTATGCTGTGTACCTGATCTGCTCGGGCGAATTGGTCAAGCGGGTGGGGGCTACGCGGCTGGTGGCTTATGCCATGCTGGTGTCCTGCCTGGCCTGCGTCGTGCAGTTCTTTCTGGTTCATCCTCCATCGATGCTGGTGCAGCCAGCCGGCGTCTATGGCTATTCGTTCATCCACGCCACGCTCAATACCGTGGTGCCCGTGTTCATGCTGATGTGGGCAGTGGCCCTGGTGGGGGCGCCCACCGCGTCGCTGCTGGGCATGATGGGACCGGTGTCGGTGCTGTTCCTGGCGGCGTGGCTGCTGGGCGAGCCCATTACCACCTGGCAGCTCGCGGGCACGGCACTGGTGCTGGTGGGCGTGTTCGTGCTCATGGGCGGGCGCAGCCGGGTAGGGGCTGGCGGATGA
- a CDS encoding MarR family winged helix-turn-helix transcriptional regulator — translation MNSNLPPAASDTPVHYRGTARCTDDNIGFMIKQVYNSLNRMLDLEMAPLDLTAMQWRPIAMVARGSAHTPAELARLHGVDTGAMTRTLDRLEAKGLLRRVRSHEDRRVVEIELTDLGQEKAKAIPANIARVLNHHLRGFSTDEVAQLQHLLGRMLANGSPSGTSER, via the coding sequence ATGAACTCCAACCTCCCGCCCGCCGCTTCCGATACCCCTGTGCACTACCGGGGCACCGCGCGCTGCACCGACGACAACATCGGCTTCATGATCAAGCAGGTGTACAACTCGCTCAACCGCATGCTCGATCTCGAAATGGCGCCGCTGGACCTCACGGCCATGCAGTGGCGGCCCATTGCCATGGTGGCGCGCGGCAGCGCCCATACCCCGGCCGAGCTGGCGCGCCTGCATGGCGTCGATACCGGCGCCATGACCCGCACCCTCGACCGCCTCGAGGCCAAGGGCCTGTTGCGCCGGGTCCGCAGCCACGAAGACCGGCGGGTGGTCGAGATCGAACTCACCGACCTGGGCCAGGAAAAGGCCAAGGCCATTCCCGCCAACATCGCCCGGGTGCTCAATCACCATCTGCGCGGCTTTTCTACCGACGAAGTCGCCCAGTTGCAGCACCTGCTGGGCCGCATGCTGGCCAACGGCTCGCCCTCGGGCACTTCCGAACGCTAA
- the pdxR gene encoding MocR-like pyridoxine biosynthesis transcription factor PdxR produces MKELILSECLLQRLERHTAIPLSRQIYDILRGLILDGDVPAGTKLPATRALAADTGLSRNTVLHAYDQLLAEGYLVSAFGSGTFVSDTVPAVQQPPEADRPPGAALPPQFALSRRGSQLVHEASASDRQWGAFVPGVPDVSLFPRAVWARLQGRRWRQSQPELLTYAHGAGYLPLRRALAEHLRLSRSVKCEADQIVLTSGIHQSLSLLARLLGDHGNTAWMENPGYWGARSTLAACGITPIPVAVDEEGMAPSAQQLRDPPRFIFVTPSHQYPLGMVMSLARRRMLLEYAHSRGAWIVEDDYDSEFRFDGRPIASLQGLDQHDRVLYLGTFSKTLFPGFRLGYMVLPKPLASHMATGLSELYREGRLMDQAVLADFIEGGHYASHIRRMRQRYSARQALLREAITARFGADWPISTHEAGLHLVMHLPDGADDLGIAIAARTLDLHARPLSRYYANERDARPGVLLGYACVPEAEIRPSFDRLVQVITPALEHVQRSQRPPVYSDKLNAEAWSGA; encoded by the coding sequence TTGAAAGAACTGATTCTGTCCGAGTGCCTGCTTCAGCGATTGGAACGCCACACCGCCATTCCGCTGTCCCGGCAGATCTACGACATTCTGCGCGGATTGATCCTGGACGGGGACGTGCCGGCCGGTACCAAGCTGCCGGCCACCCGGGCGCTGGCCGCCGACACAGGGTTATCCCGTAATACCGTTCTGCACGCTTACGATCAGCTGCTTGCCGAAGGGTACCTGGTGTCGGCATTCGGGAGTGGCACCTTTGTTTCGGATACTGTGCCAGCCGTGCAGCAGCCACCCGAGGCCGATCGCCCGCCGGGCGCGGCGCTGCCGCCGCAGTTCGCGCTGTCCCGGCGCGGCTCGCAATTGGTGCACGAAGCCTCGGCCTCGGACCGCCAGTGGGGCGCCTTCGTGCCTGGGGTTCCCGACGTGTCGCTGTTTCCGCGGGCAGTGTGGGCGCGCCTGCAGGGCCGGCGCTGGCGGCAGTCGCAGCCCGAGCTGCTGACGTACGCGCATGGGGCCGGCTACCTGCCGTTGCGCCGCGCGCTGGCCGAACACCTGCGGCTGTCGCGCTCGGTGAAATGCGAGGCCGACCAGATCGTGCTGACCAGCGGCATCCACCAGTCGTTGAGCCTGCTGGCGCGGCTGTTGGGCGACCACGGCAATACGGCCTGGATGGAGAACCCGGGCTACTGGGGGGCGCGCTCGACCCTGGCGGCCTGCGGCATTACCCCCATCCCGGTGGCGGTCGACGAAGAAGGCATGGCGCCCAGCGCCCAGCAACTGCGCGATCCGCCGCGTTTCATTTTCGTGACTCCGTCGCATCAGTACCCGCTGGGCATGGTGATGAGCCTGGCGCGGCGGCGCATGCTGCTGGAGTACGCCCACAGCCGCGGCGCATGGATCGTCGAGGACGACTACGACAGCGAGTTCCGTTTCGACGGCCGACCCATCGCCTCGCTGCAGGGGCTGGACCAGCACGACCGGGTGCTGTACCTGGGCACGTTCTCCAAGACCCTGTTCCCGGGTTTCCGGCTTGGCTACATGGTGTTGCCCAAGCCGCTGGCCAGCCATATGGCCACCGGCTTGTCGGAGCTGTATCGCGAGGGGCGCCTGATGGACCAGGCGGTGCTGGCCGACTTCATCGAGGGCGGGCACTATGCCAGCCACATCCGCCGCATGCGGCAGCGCTATTCGGCGCGCCAGGCGCTGCTGCGCGAGGCCATTACCGCGCGGTTCGGCGCCGACTGGCCGATTTCCACCCATGAGGCGGGCCTGCACCTGGTGATGCACTTGCCCGACGGCGCCGACGACCTGGGGATAGCCATCGCCGCCCGCACGCTGGACCTGCATGCGCGGCCGCTGTCCCGCTACTATGCCAATGAACGGGACGCGCGGCCCGGCGTGCTGTTGGGGTACGCTTGCGTGCCCGAAGCGGAGATCCGCCCGTCGTTCGACCGGCTGGTGCAGGTGATTACCCCCGCGCTGGAGCACGTACAACGGTCGCAGCGCCCGCCGGTATACAGCGATAAACTGAACGCGGAGGCGTGGAGCGGCGCCTAG
- a CDS encoding HlyD family secretion protein → MKATPVANPARKRLLLIAAGVFILLAILYAIWWALFGSRVESTDDAYVHGNLVQITPQVPGTVIAIEAGDTEHVRAGQPLVRLDPSDADVALQQAEAQLAQTVRQVRTLYAQNDSLAADVNVRQADIERAQADLSRAQADLKRRQALAKSGGVSGEELLHAQTALKSAQSGLAQAKAALAAAQARLATNQALTDGTTVADHPDVRQAAARLRDAWLARSRTVLPAPVDGLIARRSVQVGQRVAPGATLMNVVPLNQVWVEANFKEGQLRRMHPGQSATLVADMYGSSVTYHGTVVGLDAGTGSAFALLPAQNATGNWIKVVQRVPVRIELDPEELKAHPLRVGLSMEVEVDVSQDGDELAPLPQRHEPAWSTEAFADPQAEADALIAKIIKANLAS, encoded by the coding sequence ATGAAAGCAACTCCCGTAGCCAACCCCGCCCGCAAACGCCTGCTGCTGATCGCCGCCGGCGTCTTCATCCTGCTGGCGATCCTGTACGCCATCTGGTGGGCATTGTTCGGTTCCCGCGTGGAAAGCACCGACGACGCCTACGTGCACGGCAACCTGGTGCAGATCACACCGCAAGTGCCCGGGACCGTCATCGCCATCGAAGCCGGCGACACTGAACACGTGCGCGCTGGCCAGCCGCTGGTGCGGCTCGATCCGTCCGACGCCGACGTGGCGCTGCAACAGGCCGAGGCCCAGCTGGCGCAAACCGTGCGCCAGGTGCGCACGCTGTATGCGCAGAACGACTCTCTGGCGGCCGACGTGAATGTCCGGCAGGCCGACATCGAACGCGCCCAGGCCGACCTGAGCCGTGCGCAGGCCGACTTGAAGCGCCGCCAGGCGCTGGCCAAATCCGGCGGCGTCAGCGGCGAAGAACTGCTGCACGCCCAGACCGCCCTGAAGTCCGCCCAGTCGGGGCTGGCCCAGGCCAAGGCCGCGCTGGCCGCCGCGCAGGCGCGGCTGGCCACCAACCAGGCCCTGACCGATGGCACCACGGTAGCCGACCATCCCGACGTGAGGCAGGCCGCGGCCAGGCTGCGCGATGCGTGGCTGGCCCGTTCGCGCACGGTGCTGCCCGCGCCGGTCGACGGCCTGATCGCGCGCCGCAGCGTGCAGGTCGGCCAGCGTGTCGCGCCCGGCGCGACGCTGATGAACGTGGTGCCGTTGAACCAGGTGTGGGTAGAGGCCAACTTCAAGGAAGGCCAGCTGCGCCGCATGCACCCCGGCCAGTCCGCCACCCTGGTCGCCGACATGTACGGCAGCTCGGTTACGTATCACGGCACGGTAGTGGGCCTGGACGCGGGCACGGGTAGCGCTTTCGCGCTGCTGCCGGCCCAGAATGCCACCGGCAACTGGATCAAGGTAGTGCAGCGCGTGCCTGTGCGCATTGAACTCGATCCCGAAGAACTGAAGGCGCATCCCCTGCGCGTCGGCCTGTCGATGGAAGTCGAAGTCGACGTCAGCCAGGACGGCGACGAGCTCGCCCCGCTGCCGCAGCGCCACGAGCCGGCTTGGTCCACCGAGGCCTTCGCCGATCCGCAGGCCGAGGCTGACGCGCTGATCGCCAAGATCATCAAGGCCAACCTGGCATCATGA
- a CDS encoding DHA2 family efflux MFS transporter permease subunit: MSTKSRPSPAGAAPPPPLEGATRIIGSIALSTAVFMNVLDTSIANVSLPTISGDLGVSTSQGTWVITSFAVANAITVPLTGWLTQRFGQVRLFLTSTLLFVLASWLCGFSPSLEALLAFRVLQGAVAGPMIPLSQALMLASFPKSKAGMALAVWSMTTLVAPVAGPLLGGWISDNYTWPWIFYINVPVGLLAAWISWRIYRDRESAIRKLPIDKVGLALLVVWVGALQIMLDKGKELDWFASPVILALALVALVAFVFFLIWELTDAHPVVDLRLFKERNFTVGALTLAVAYGVFFGNVVLLPLWLQSNMGYTATYAGLVTAPVGVLAILLTPIVGKALATQDARMLVTGAFLIFALVCFMRAGFNPQVDIRTLMVPTIIQGAAMAAFFVPLTSITLSGLESWRIPAASGLSNFARLTAGAFGTSIATTVWDNRAAQHHARLTEIASPGHQPFDQAIATMQNSLGVSHQEAITRLNGMINTQAFTMSALDVFYASGVIFILLTGLVWFAHGRDKTASGGGAAEAAAGAH, encoded by the coding sequence ATGAGCACCAAGTCCCGTCCTTCTCCCGCAGGCGCCGCGCCGCCGCCCCCGCTCGAAGGCGCGACCCGCATCATCGGCTCGATCGCCCTGTCGACCGCGGTGTTCATGAACGTGCTGGACACCTCGATCGCCAACGTGTCGCTGCCGACCATCTCGGGTGACCTGGGCGTGAGCACCAGCCAGGGCACCTGGGTCATCACGTCGTTCGCCGTAGCCAACGCCATCACCGTGCCGTTGACAGGCTGGCTGACCCAGCGCTTCGGCCAGGTGCGCCTGTTCCTGACCTCGACGTTGTTGTTCGTACTGGCCTCCTGGCTGTGCGGGTTCTCCCCCTCGCTCGAAGCGCTGCTGGCGTTCCGCGTGCTGCAGGGCGCCGTGGCGGGCCCCATGATTCCGCTGTCGCAGGCACTGATGCTGGCCAGCTTTCCCAAATCGAAGGCAGGCATGGCGCTGGCTGTGTGGTCCATGACCACGCTGGTGGCGCCGGTGGCGGGGCCATTGCTGGGCGGATGGATATCCGACAACTACACCTGGCCGTGGATCTTCTACATCAACGTGCCGGTGGGTCTGCTGGCGGCGTGGATCAGCTGGCGCATCTACCGCGACCGCGAGTCGGCCATCCGTAAACTTCCCATCGACAAAGTCGGGCTGGCTCTGCTGGTCGTGTGGGTGGGCGCGTTGCAGATCATGCTCGACAAGGGCAAGGAACTCGACTGGTTCGCCAGCCCGGTAATCCTGGCCCTGGCCCTGGTCGCGCTCGTCGCCTTCGTGTTCTTCCTGATCTGGGAACTTACCGACGCGCACCCGGTGGTGGACCTGCGCCTCTTCAAAGAACGCAACTTCACGGTGGGCGCGCTGACGCTGGCCGTGGCCTATGGCGTGTTCTTTGGGAACGTGGTGCTGCTGCCGCTCTGGCTGCAAAGCAACATGGGCTACACCGCCACCTATGCCGGCCTGGTAACCGCGCCGGTAGGCGTGCTGGCCATCCTGCTGACGCCCATCGTGGGCAAGGCGCTGGCCACCCAGGACGCGCGCATGCTGGTCACCGGCGCGTTCCTGATCTTCGCGCTGGTCTGCTTCATGCGCGCCGGCTTCAATCCGCAGGTCGACATCCGCACGCTGATGGTCCCCACCATCATCCAAGGGGCCGCCATGGCGGCGTTCTTCGTGCCGCTGACCTCTATCACGCTGTCGGGGCTGGAATCCTGGCGCATTCCGGCCGCATCGGGCCTGTCGAATTTCGCGCGGCTGACCGCCGGGGCGTTCGGCACTTCCATCGCCACCACGGTGTGGGACAACCGCGCGGCGCAGCACCATGCCCGCCTGACCGAAATCGCCTCCCCCGGCCACCAGCCGTTCGACCAGGCGATCGCCACTATGCAGAACAGCCTGGGGGTATCGCACCAGGAGGCCATCACGCGCCTGAACGGCATGATCAACACGCAGGCCTTCACCATGTCGGCGCTGGACGTGTTTTATGCGTCGGGGGTGATCTTCATCCTGCTGACGGGCCTGGTGTGGTTCGCCCACGGCCGCGACAAAACGGCATCGGGCGGCGGCGCGGCTGAAGCGGCCGCCGGCGCGCACTGA
- a CDS encoding efflux transporter outer membrane subunit, translated as MKTLIPMALLLVLSGCAWMAPTSEPVAQLDAARLGLQGTSVTWPDVQWWRRYGDAQLDTLMTEALASNPSMTAAQARLAQANAAVRGARAPLFPQVDANYSLTRQHLPENYIYQPPLAGGVSSDNRLALDFSYELDFWGKNRSLLDAAVSRQAAAEADAQAARNLLARAVTRSYLNLQNAFAQHDVLQRILAQREDVLKLTQGRQNAGLDTLVEVKQAESSLATAKVELTQIETTIAQLRNQVAALAGAGPARGQQLQPVKLAAPAGVLPDSVPLDLLGHRADVTAARWRAEAARHNVDAARAQFYPNINLVAFAGFQAIGTANLLDAGSRTLGIGPAITLPIFHGGALNANLAGRRADADLAVADYNQNVLDAVRQVADALDALRLLGRETAQQRQARTAIDAAYDLAVQRYRAGMGNYLTVLVAQTGVLTQARLDTDLRFRAYQLDADLAYALGGGYTPPAAADGQAPSSTH; from the coding sequence ATGAAAACCCTTATTCCCATGGCGCTGTTGCTGGTCTTGAGCGGTTGCGCCTGGATGGCGCCCACCAGCGAACCGGTGGCCCAGCTCGATGCAGCCCGGCTTGGACTACAAGGCACGTCGGTCACGTGGCCCGACGTCCAATGGTGGCGCCGCTACGGCGACGCTCAGCTCGATACGCTGATGACCGAGGCCTTGGCCAGCAACCCCTCGATGACGGCGGCGCAGGCTCGTCTGGCGCAGGCCAATGCCGCGGTGCGCGGCGCCCGGGCGCCGCTATTCCCGCAGGTCGATGCAAACTACAGCCTGACCCGCCAGCACCTGCCCGAGAATTACATCTACCAGCCGCCGCTGGCCGGCGGGGTCAGCTCCGACAACCGCCTGGCGCTCGACTTCAGCTACGAACTCGATTTCTGGGGCAAGAACCGCTCGCTGCTCGACGCCGCCGTGTCACGGCAGGCCGCGGCCGAGGCCGACGCCCAGGCCGCACGCAACCTGCTGGCGCGCGCGGTGACGCGCAGCTATCTGAACCTGCAAAACGCCTTTGCTCAGCATGACGTATTGCAGCGCATCCTGGCGCAACGCGAAGATGTCCTGAAGCTGACGCAGGGCCGCCAGAACGCCGGGTTGGACACCCTGGTGGAAGTCAAGCAGGCGGAATCGTCGCTGGCCACCGCCAAGGTCGAGCTCACCCAGATCGAAACCACCATCGCGCAACTGCGCAACCAGGTGGCGGCGCTGGCCGGCGCCGGCCCCGCGCGCGGCCAGCAGCTGCAGCCCGTAAAGCTGGCCGCGCCGGCCGGCGTACTGCCCGACAGCGTGCCGCTCGACCTGCTGGGCCATCGCGCCGACGTCACGGCGGCGCGATGGCGCGCGGAAGCGGCGCGACACAATGTCGATGCCGCGCGCGCCCAGTTCTACCCCAACATCAACCTGGTGGCATTCGCCGGCTTCCAAGCCATCGGCACTGCCAACCTGCTCGATGCCGGCAGCCGCACCCTGGGCATCGGCCCCGCCATCACCCTGCCCATTTTCCATGGCGGCGCGCTCAACGCCAACCTGGCCGGCCGGCGCGCCGATGCCGACCTGGCGGTAGCCGACTACAACCAGAACGTGCTCGACGCGGTGCGCCAGGTGGCCGACGCGCTCGATGCGCTGCGCCTGCTCGGCCGCGAAACGGCCCAGCAGCGCCAGGCCCGCACGGCCATCGACGCCGCCTATGACCTCGCCGTGCAGCGCTACCGCGCGGGCATGGGCAACTACCTGACCGTGCTGGTGGCCCAGACCGGCGTGCTGACCCAGGCCCGCCTGGATACCGACCTGCGCTTTCGCGCCTACCAGCTCGACGCCGACCTCGCCTATGCGCTGGGCGGTGGCTACACGCCGCCAGCCGCCGCCGACGGCCAGGCCCCGTCTTCTACTCATTGA